In Deinococcus sp. YIM 134068, a genomic segment contains:
- a CDS encoding helix-turn-helix transcriptional regulator produces MTVTRKREQGRRLLRLIALLSEEGPLTTAQLAEQLECQPQEVQRDRRLLIREGRDVLRTDERPARYFLARPWHLQEVQNDPVRAVIHHALLRLLHHHAPTPSRLYHETLLELSGHLPARLREMSLRSLTPPSPSGDMPRMLEILAAAWCRGEPVRFVYQKPGGEPKSSQADVVFMEINRTNLDWYVFARRHGEQQVKTFHLSRFVDVTRLTGEASPEIPFDPRDELDGAWGIIGGQQHCEVTLRFAPDAVPYVAYRHWPGQLHGGMDGPCYVLRLRAPLNRDDLPVEVMAWIRGWGPRVEVLSPGWVRDLWLEEARELLRRYGP; encoded by the coding sequence ATGACCGTGACCCGCAAGCGCGAGCAGGGTCGCCGACTGCTGCGGCTGATCGCCCTGCTGAGCGAGGAGGGGCCGCTGACCACGGCACAACTCGCCGAACAGTTGGAGTGTCAGCCGCAGGAGGTCCAGCGTGATCGCCGCCTGCTCATCCGTGAGGGCCGGGACGTGCTCCGCACCGACGAACGCCCGGCCCGCTACTTCCTGGCGCGGCCCTGGCATCTTCAGGAGGTCCAGAACGACCCGGTGAGGGCGGTCATCCACCACGCGCTCCTGCGCCTGCTGCATCACCACGCGCCCACCCCCAGCCGCCTCTACCACGAGACCCTGCTCGAACTGAGCGGGCACCTTCCCGCACGGCTGCGCGAGATGTCCCTGCGCTCGCTCACGCCGCCTTCGCCCTCGGGCGACATGCCGCGCATGCTGGAAATACTGGCCGCCGCGTGGTGCCGGGGAGAACCCGTGCGCTTCGTCTACCAGAAACCGGGTGGGGAGCCGAAATCCAGTCAGGCCGACGTGGTGTTCATGGAGATCAACCGCACCAACCTCGACTGGTACGTATTTGCCCGCAGGCATGGCGAGCAGCAGGTCAAGACCTTTCACCTCTCCCGGTTCGTGGACGTGACGCGGCTCACCGGGGAAGCCAGCCCGGAGATTCCCTTCGATCCCCGCGACGAACTGGACGGGGCATGGGGCATCATCGGCGGCCAGCAACACTGCGAGGTCACGCTCCGGTTTGCCCCGGACGCCGTGCCTTACGTCGCCTACCGCCACTGGCCCGGACAACTACATGGCGGCATGGACGGGCCGTGCTACGTGCTGCGCCTCCGGGCACCGCTCAACCGCGATGATCTCCCCGTCGAGGTCATGGCCTGGATTCGCGGCTGGGGGCCGAGGGTCGAGGTTCTGTCGCCCGGCTGGGTGCGCGACCTCTGGCTGGAGGAGGCGCGGGAACTGCTGAGGCGGTACGGCCCATGA
- the cas6 gene encoding CRISPR system precrRNA processing endoribonuclease RAMP protein Cas6, whose translation MLPLDLSFAVLRVSLRALEPVRLPPFPGSKLEGAFGRALYRLACTQPQRETCQGCPLQSICPYGLSYAPRLPEGLQVSSLGTPPRPIIFRVAYGEEQHLGAGEALTFGLVVVGQAVTQLPYLLAALREVGREGLGHTRGRLELEEVRSVRPHTGEEVTLLRGADLGVNLSPLLLRAGELPLVPDGRLRLHLRSPLHIKTGGQMAEQLHFPVLLRALQRRVGNLEQLYGGAASLGADFTRLPLLAREVETVRQDVRLVSQLRKGSRPHQKTNMEGLVGTVEYSGDFTPFAALLRSGEQLGVGKWAHFGAGLYSLEAAG comes from the coding sequence ATGCTCCCGCTCGACCTCTCCTTTGCCGTCCTGCGCGTCAGCCTGCGGGCGCTGGAGCCGGTGCGTCTGCCGCCCTTTCCCGGCTCCAAGCTGGAGGGTGCCTTCGGGCGGGCGCTGTACCGGTTGGCCTGCACGCAACCGCAGAGGGAGACGTGTCAGGGCTGCCCCCTCCAGAGCATCTGCCCCTACGGCCTGAGCTACGCGCCCCGGCTGCCGGAGGGCCTTCAGGTATCGTCGCTGGGAACCCCGCCACGCCCCATCATCTTCCGAGTGGCGTACGGAGAGGAGCAGCACCTGGGGGCGGGGGAGGCGCTCACCTTCGGGCTGGTGGTCGTGGGGCAGGCGGTCACGCAACTGCCGTACCTGCTGGCGGCGCTGCGCGAGGTGGGCCGGGAGGGGCTGGGGCACACGCGGGGGCGGCTGGAGCTGGAAGAGGTGCGGAGTGTGCGGCCCCACACGGGCGAGGAGGTCACGTTGCTGCGGGGCGCGGACCTCGGCGTGAACCTCTCCCCCCTCCTGTTGCGTGCGGGGGAATTGCCACTTGTGCCGGACGGGCGGCTGCGGCTCCACCTGCGTTCCCCACTGCACATCAAGACGGGCGGGCAGATGGCCGAGCAACTCCATTTCCCCGTCCTGCTGCGGGCGTTGCAACGGCGGGTGGGCAACCTGGAGCAGCTCTACGGCGGCGCGGCCAGCCTGGGGGCCGATTTCACGCGGCTGCCCCTGCTGGCCCGCGAGGTGGAGACCGTCCGGCAGGATGTACGCCTCGTCTCTCAACTCCGCAAGGGGAGTCGCCCGCACCAGAAGACGAACATGGAAGGGCTGGTGGGCACGGTGGAGTACAGCGGCGACTTCACGCCGTTCGCTGCCCTGCTGCGTTCTGGTGAACAGCTCGGGGTGGGCAAATGGGCGCACTTCGGCGCGGGCCTGTACAGCCTGGAGGCCGCCGGATGA
- the cas1 gene encoding CRISPR-associated endonuclease Cas1: protein MNLVISERGTFLALRGERLQLRHPQQETQEVALRDLEGVTVTTTACTLSAEAVRACAKFGVQIDLVDGLGSPYAKFSSPYLVGTVSTRRAQMEAYLTPQGIEVARHAIRARLRNQASLLKYFGKYRREADPQAFGAIQAALPRLTALEAELDGVQGGCIDEVRDVLLGIEGRGGVAYWGAVAAMLPGDLAFPGRLGRGATDPANMTLNYGYGILYAKAAGVLATAGLEPFAGFLHTDRPGKPSLVLDFVEGFRASVVDRAVIASLGRGWRPETDEHGKLSPETRKRIVQGVHDRLDARDTHGGKRYRLGNIMVRQARSLATFLRGEGEYPVFVAGW, encoded by the coding sequence ATGAACCTTGTGATCTCGGAGCGTGGCACCTTTCTGGCCCTGCGCGGCGAACGCCTCCAGCTTCGTCACCCGCAGCAGGAGACGCAGGAGGTCGCCCTGCGTGACCTGGAGGGCGTCACCGTCACCACCACCGCCTGCACCCTCAGCGCCGAGGCCGTCCGTGCCTGTGCGAAGTTCGGGGTGCAGATCGACCTCGTGGACGGGCTGGGGTCCCCCTACGCCAAGTTCAGCAGCCCGTACCTCGTCGGCACGGTCAGCACCCGCCGCGCGCAGATGGAGGCGTACCTGACCCCGCAGGGCATCGAGGTCGCCCGGCACGCCATCCGCGCCCGGCTCCGCAATCAGGCGAGCCTCCTCAAGTACTTCGGCAAGTATCGCCGCGAGGCCGACCCGCAGGCGTTCGGGGCGATCCAGGCCGCCCTTCCGAGACTCACCGCGCTGGAGGCCGAATTGGACGGCGTGCAGGGTGGGTGCATCGACGAGGTGCGGGACGTGCTGCTCGGCATCGAGGGCCGGGGTGGGGTGGCGTACTGGGGGGCGGTGGCCGCCATGCTGCCGGGGGACCTGGCCTTTCCCGGACGGCTGGGGCGCGGCGCGACCGACCCCGCGAACATGACTCTGAACTACGGGTACGGCATCCTGTATGCGAAGGCGGCGGGGGTCCTCGCCACCGCCGGGCTGGAACCCTTCGCGGGCTTCCTGCACACCGACCGGCCCGGTAAACCCAGCCTGGTCCTCGACTTCGTGGAGGGCTTCCGTGCGAGCGTGGTGGACCGCGCCGTGATCGCCAGCCTGGGGCGGGGGTGGAGGCCCGAAACGGACGAGCACGGCAAGCTCAGTCCCGAGACCCGCAAGCGCATCGTGCAGGGTGTTCACGACCGCCTAGACGCCCGCGACACACACGGGGGCAAACGCTACCGCCTCGGCAACATCATGGTGAGGCAGGCCCGCAGCCTCGCCACCTTCCTGCGCGGCGAGGGCGAATACCCCGTCTTCGTCGCGGGGTGGTGA
- the cas5 gene encoding CRISPR-associated protein Cas5 codes for MATPAWAGWIEAVRALKIELEGVTTSFRYPHILIGRQPSYPLPPPATIYGHIASTLGEYPAPDSFRFAYSFTHLGSVDDYEHTWLIERDGRKAKQGQPEPNILAGLSPTVREVLFQPRLTLYLDRPDWYDAFRTPVFPVLLGRSQDLAAYTRVEIVDLEERSAGYFDHTLLSFDPWRPRVGLGQGLLMPRLIDPVDRQRVTWARYVALNNRAFLPLPGESGREPQLIRAVPQGYRVWVDPTTRERRGRQRALEWLTVRGEGEALDLPA; via the coding sequence GTGGCGACGCCGGCGTGGGCTGGCTGGATTGAAGCCGTGCGCGCCTTGAAAATAGAACTGGAGGGGGTGACGACCTCCTTCCGCTACCCCCACATTCTGATCGGGCGGCAGCCGAGCTATCCGCTTCCACCGCCTGCGACCATCTACGGCCACATCGCCAGCACGTTGGGGGAGTACCCCGCGCCCGACAGTTTCCGGTTCGCGTACTCGTTCACCCATCTGGGAAGCGTGGACGATTACGAACACACCTGGTTGATTGAACGTGACGGGCGTAAGGCGAAACAGGGGCAGCCGGAGCCGAATATTCTGGCGGGTCTGAGTCCGACGGTGCGCGAGGTGCTGTTTCAACCGCGCCTGACGCTCTATCTCGACAGGCCGGACTGGTACGACGCTTTCCGCACCCCCGTGTTCCCCGTGCTGCTGGGCCGTTCGCAGGATTTGGCGGCTTACACGCGGGTCGAAATCGTGGACCTGGAGGAGCGGTCGGCGGGGTATTTCGACCACACGCTGCTTTCCTTTGACCCCTGGCGGCCCCGTGTGGGGCTGGGTCAGGGGCTGCTGATGCCCCGCCTCATCGACCCCGTAGACCGTCAGCGCGTGACCTGGGCGCGGTATGTGGCGCTGAACAACCGAGCGTTTCTGCCGCTTCCCGGCGAGTCGGGGCGGGAGCCGCAACTCATTCGCGCCGTGCCGCAGGGCTACCGCGTGTGGGTGGACCCGACCACTCGGGAGCGCCGGGGCCGCCAGCGGGCGCTGGAGTGGCTTACCGTGAGGGGGGAAGGTGAGGCGCTTGACCTTCCAGCCTGA
- the cas3 gene encoding CRISPR-associated helicase Cas3', whose protein sequence is MRRLTFQPDPAIAHILAKSEQEARGTRRGQPEETLEQHTRLVVERLAGLMNRAPRIAQIAGRADFWHVAFWAAVIHDFGKAATGFQQMLQPGGERFGHRHEVLSLAFLPDVADEETRQAVALAVVSHHRDSGVIHDQYILETSKEANPTQIENLRSQLRVEDVASLRNWLQTAPEGWREELGFSAAAVGKRRSGNPQDLAELLDESLWMYTHFSDVREGGLTGADYPWAILLRGLIQQADRLASAHAGIPQPYALPDMTRLEEIIRAKIPPEKVKEFGGLRPHQRDAAKTTGGQGHLILIAPTGSGKTEAALLWAWARQQELGPCRVTYSLPYQASLNAMQRRLAGDLNTEVAILHGRALQVLFQSAVERRGDGDTLQDLTREARRISDYNHLYGPAVAVVTPYQLLRAAYRLPGYETVLASVAGSALILDELHAYEPQRLGMFMALLEDLVGRWGVRACVMTATMPGWLREKLEGLLNAEARSAPRDIALQNCRHRLELREGSLEDPTVLDDIAARVGAGESMLVAVNTVRKAQWVMAELQGRLGPARVRLLHGRLNGRGRRAVEEEVLGALKAGTGGQPLAVVATQVIEVSLDLDFDGIVSEPAPLEALIQRFGRVNRRGEKGETVFLEGHPVRVVPVTVLAQPASGQSVYEDTLVERTLEVLRECVAAGGLLHDDLLSGWLERIYAGDYLEELQGKYRSGYDEVFRFMRDLKPFSSSPDLRQSFEDLFDGVEVLPKRFQAQYEQEKDVSPIQARSLLVSISTRQKNRFKEWMSWDDELKLWLTDLPYDDTLGLLLQKPQEKPKTSDGWGEY, encoded by the coding sequence GTGAGGCGCTTGACCTTCCAGCCTGACCCCGCCATCGCCCACATCCTCGCCAAGAGCGAGCAGGAAGCCCGAGGGACGAGGCGGGGCCAGCCGGAAGAAACGCTGGAGCAACACACGCGCCTCGTGGTGGAGCGCCTCGCCGGGTTGATGAACCGCGCTCCCCGGATCGCCCAGATCGCGGGCCGCGCGGACTTCTGGCACGTCGCCTTCTGGGCCGCCGTGATCCACGACTTCGGGAAGGCGGCGACGGGGTTTCAGCAAATGCTCCAGCCCGGCGGCGAACGCTTCGGGCATCGGCACGAGGTCCTGTCCCTCGCCTTTCTGCCGGACGTGGCCGACGAGGAAACGCGGCAGGCCGTCGCGCTGGCCGTGGTGTCGCACCACCGCGACAGCGGGGTCATCCACGACCAGTACATTCTGGAAACGAGCAAGGAGGCCAATCCCACTCAGATTGAAAACCTACGCTCTCAACTGCGCGTGGAGGATGTCGCCTCGCTTCGCAACTGGCTGCAAACCGCGCCGGAGGGGTGGCGCGAGGAACTTGGCTTCAGTGCGGCTGCTGTGGGGAAGAGGCGTTCGGGTAATCCACAGGACCTCGCGGAACTGCTGGACGAGAGCCTCTGGATGTACACCCATTTCAGCGACGTGAGGGAGGGCGGGCTGACCGGGGCAGACTACCCCTGGGCCATCCTCCTGCGCGGGTTGATTCAACAGGCGGACCGCCTCGCCAGCGCCCACGCAGGCATCCCGCAACCCTACGCCCTGCCCGACATGACGAGGTTGGAGGAGATCATCCGGGCAAAAATTCCACCGGAAAAGGTCAAGGAGTTCGGGGGGCTGAGGCCGCATCAACGTGACGCCGCCAAGACGACCGGCGGACAGGGCCACCTCATCCTGATTGCGCCCACGGGGAGCGGGAAAACCGAGGCGGCTCTGCTCTGGGCCTGGGCACGGCAGCAGGAGCTGGGGCCGTGCCGAGTCACCTACAGTCTGCCGTATCAGGCCAGTTTGAACGCCATGCAGAGGCGGCTGGCCGGGGACCTGAACACGGAAGTCGCCATTCTGCACGGACGGGCGCTGCAAGTGCTGTTTCAGTCGGCGGTGGAGCGGAGGGGTGACGGTGACACCCTGCAAGACCTGACCCGCGAGGCCCGGCGAATCAGCGACTACAACCATCTGTATGGGCCTGCGGTGGCGGTGGTCACGCCCTACCAGCTTCTGCGGGCCGCGTACCGCCTGCCAGGATATGAGACGGTGCTGGCGAGCGTGGCGGGCAGCGCCCTGATCCTGGACGAGCTTCACGCCTACGAGCCGCAGCGCCTGGGCATGTTCATGGCGTTGCTGGAAGACCTGGTGGGGCGTTGGGGCGTGCGGGCCTGCGTGATGACGGCGACCATGCCGGGGTGGCTCCGCGAGAAGCTGGAAGGTCTGCTGAACGCGGAAGCCCGGAGTGCCCCCCGTGACATCGCCCTGCAAAACTGCCGCCACCGCCTGGAACTGCGGGAGGGCAGCCTGGAGGACCCTACCGTGCTGGACGACATCGCCGCCCGCGTGGGGGCCGGGGAGAGCATGCTGGTGGCGGTGAACACCGTGCGGAAAGCGCAGTGGGTGATGGCGGAGTTGCAAGGTCGCCTGGGGCCAGCGCGTGTGCGTTTGTTACACGGTCGCCTGAATGGCCGGGGCCGCCGGGCGGTAGAGGAGGAGGTGCTGGGCGCGTTGAAAGCGGGGACGGGTGGGCAGCCCCTCGCCGTCGTCGCCACGCAGGTCATCGAGGTCTCGCTCGACCTCGACTTCGACGGCATCGTCTCTGAACCTGCTCCATTGGAAGCCCTGATTCAACGCTTCGGTCGGGTGAACCGGCGGGGTGAGAAGGGCGAGACCGTGTTCCTGGAGGGTCATCCCGTCAGGGTCGTCCCCGTGACCGTCCTCGCCCAGCCTGCCAGTGGACAGTCCGTCTACGAGGACACGCTCGTGGAACGCACCCTGGAAGTCCTGCGCGAGTGCGTGGCAGCGGGCGGCCTACTGCACGACGACCTGCTGAGCGGCTGGCTGGAGCGCATCTACGCGGGCGACTATCTGGAAGAGTTGCAAGGCAAGTATAGAAGCGGTTATGACGAGGTGTTCCGCTTCATGCGCGACCTGAAGCCGTTTTCCAGCTCACCAGACCTCCGCCAGAGCTTCGAAGACCTGTTCGACGGCGTTGAGGTGTTGCCGAAAAGGTTTCAGGCTCAATACGAGCAGGAGAAGGACGTTTCGCCCATTCAGGCCCGCTCCCTGCTGGTGTCCATCAGTACCCGGCAAAAAAACCGGTTCAAAGAATGGATGAGCTGGGACGACGAACTGAAACTGTGGCTCACTGACCTGCCTTACGACGACACGCTGGGTCTGCTCCTGCAAAAGCCGCAGGAAAAGCCGAAGACGAGCGACGGGTGGGGAGAATACTGA
- the cas7i gene encoding type I-B CRISPR-associated protein Cas7/Cst2/DevR — MAFLSGFLLIDAPASALNNARDAQDAQYDNEVGVKLIRVGRDSYPYVSAQAFRYWLRDTLAQNPDWLAHTAPVFREAKVAYTDANPIKYWDDDLFGYMRAEGKKASAKDSRADDAGRANATELSQSITRTSPFRVGTLVSLAPSAIVKDFGTMSRTGPNMQEGDPVPHSHQFYRAVFKGQLSLDLGRAGLFTYTGKSGNQNLDEVRRKQADEQGLEHLTAQKAYRLNREQRIERLAPLIRALAELRGGAKQALHYTDVTPAAVLLVVTKGGNNPLQYVVGGGEGGQPRVNVDALKETVRAWRDTFLSPVYVGWTAGFHDPECERLRTALEELRAEGVDFVLEHPRTVLRRVADDLSGDAGVGWLD, encoded by the coding sequence ATGGCCTTCCTGAGTGGTTTCCTCTTGATTGACGCGCCCGCTTCTGCCCTGAACAATGCCCGTGACGCGCAGGACGCTCAGTACGACAACGAAGTGGGTGTAAAGCTGATTCGTGTGGGGCGCGACAGCTACCCCTACGTGTCGGCGCAGGCCTTCCGCTACTGGCTGCGCGACACCCTCGCTCAAAACCCCGACTGGCTGGCGCACACTGCGCCGGTCTTCCGCGAGGCGAAAGTCGCCTACACCGACGCGAACCCCATCAAGTACTGGGACGATGACCTGTTCGGGTACATGCGGGCGGAGGGCAAGAAGGCCAGCGCCAAAGACAGCCGCGCCGATGACGCGGGCCGCGCCAACGCCACCGAGCTGTCGCAGAGCATCACCCGCACCTCGCCCTTTCGCGTCGGGACGCTGGTTTCCCTCGCGCCCAGCGCCATCGTCAAGGACTTCGGCACCATGAGCCGCACCGGGCCGAACATGCAGGAAGGCGATCCGGTGCCGCACTCGCACCAGTTCTACCGCGCCGTGTTCAAGGGGCAACTCAGCCTCGACCTGGGGCGCGCCGGGCTGTTCACGTACACGGGCAAGTCGGGCAACCAGAATCTGGACGAAGTGCGCCGCAAACAGGCGGATGAGCAGGGCCTGGAGCATCTCACCGCCCAGAAGGCCTACCGACTGAACCGTGAACAACGCATCGAGCGCCTCGCCCCGCTGATTCGCGCCCTGGCCGAACTGCGCGGCGGCGCGAAGCAGGCGCTGCACTACACCGACGTGACGCCCGCCGCCGTGCTGCTGGTGGTAACGAAGGGTGGCAACAATCCCTTGCAGTACGTCGTGGGCGGGGGCGAGGGGGGGCAGCCCCGCGTGAATGTGGACGCCCTGAAGGAGACGGTGCGGGCGTGGCGTGACACCTTCCTCAGCCCGGTGTATGTCGGCTGGACCGCCGGGTTCCACGACCCGGAATGCGAGAGGCTCCGCACGGCCCTGGAGGAACTGCGGGCGGAAGGCGTGGACTTCGTGCTGGAGCATCCCCGCACGGTGCTGCGGCGCGTGGCGGACGACCTGAGTGGCGACGCCGGCGTGGGCTGGCTGGATTGA
- the cas2 gene encoding CRISPR-associated endonuclease Cas2 has product MPRLLQDPRKPGQPTLVLYDVPDDKRRTRVMNACKDYGLARLQYSAYQGKLTRTARRELETRLEKALGPASGHITILVLEQAQLDDATTIHQQGDEDE; this is encoded by the coding sequence GTGCCGCGTCTCCTCCAGGACCCCCGCAAGCCCGGCCAGCCCACGCTCGTCCTCTATGACGTGCCCGACGACAAACGGCGCACGCGGGTGATGAACGCCTGCAAGGACTACGGCCTCGCCCGCCTCCAGTACAGCGCCTATCAGGGGAAGCTGACCCGAACGGCCCGGCGCGAACTGGAGACCCGGCTGGAAAAAGCCCTCGGCCCTGCGAGCGGCCACATCACCATCCTCGTGCTGGAACAGGCCCAGCTTGACGACGCCACGACCATCCACCAGCAGGGAGACGAGGACGAATGA